The Apium graveolens cultivar Ventura chromosome 11, ASM990537v1, whole genome shotgun sequence genome has a window encoding:
- the LOC141697735 gene encoding LOW QUALITY PROTEIN: putative oxidoreductase At1g06690, chloroplastic (The sequence of the model RefSeq protein was modified relative to this genomic sequence to represent the inferred CDS: deleted 1 base in 1 codon) produces the protein MQSFEWYVANKWWVGKIDRDDAVESMLKYADAGLGTFDMADHYGPAEDLYGIFINRVRRERPPELLENIRGLTKWVPPPVKMTSKFVRDSIDVSRKRMDVASLDMLQFHWWDYSNSGYLDALKHLTDLKEEGKIKTVALTNFDTERLQIILENEIPIVSNQVQHSIVDMRPQQKMAELCQLMGVKLITYGTVMGGLLSEKFLDTNLNIPFAGPPLNTPSLQKYKRMVDAWGGWSLFQVLLQTLNKVALKHGVSIPTVAVRYVLDQQAVAGSMVGVRLGLAEHVNDTNAVFSLVLDEEDVNSIQEVTKKGKDLLRIIGDCGDEYRRA, from the exons ATGCAGAGTTTTGAATGGTATGTGGCAAACAAGTGGTGGGTGGGGAAG ATTGATAGAGATGATGCTGTGGAGTCTATGCTTAAGTATGCTGATGCTGGGCTTGGCACTTTCGATATGGCTGATCATT ATGGTCCTGCAGAAGATCTTTATGGAATCTTCATTAATCGAGTTCGTAGGGAACGCCCACCAGAGTTGTTGGAAAATATCAGAGG TCTTACCAAATGGGTACCACCACCAGTTAAAATGACGAGTAAATTTGTTCGTGATAGCATTGATGTTTCAAGAAAAAGAATGGATGTTGCATCCCTCGACATGCTTCAATTTCATTG GTGGGATTACTCCAATTCTGGTTACCTTGATGCTTTAAAGCATCTTACCGATCTCAAAGAAGAAG GTAAAATAAAGACTGTTGCTTTAACCAACTTCGACACAGAACGGTTACAAATTATCCTAGAAAATGAGATTCCAATAGTTAGCAATCAG GTGCAACATTCCATTGTTGACATGCGCCCTCAACAAAAGATGGCCGAACTTTGCCAGCTTATGGGAGTCAAACTCATaac GTATGGGACTGTTATGGGCGGCCTATTATCTGAAAAGTTCCTTGATACCAATTTAAATATTCCTTTTGCTGGTCCTCCTTTGAATACACCTTCACTTCAGAAGTACAAACGA ATGGTTGATGCTTGGGGAGGATGGAGTCTTTTTCAAGTTTTGCTTCAGACGCTTAACAAAGTGGCTCTTAAACATGGTGTCTCCATTCCAACTGTCGCCGTAAGATACGTACTAGATCAG CAAGCAGTGGCAGGATCAATGGTTGGTGTACGTCTTGGCCTTGCGGAACATGTTAATGACACAAATGCTGTGTTTTCCCTTGTTCTAGATGAAGAAGATGTTAACAGCATTCAGGAAGTTACAAAGAAAGGGAAAGATCTGCTTAGAATAATTGGTGACTGTGGGGATGAATACCGTCGTGCATAA
- the LOC141698699 gene encoding large ribosomal subunit protein P2B-like has protein sequence MKVVAAYLLAVLGGATCPTNDDIKNILGSVGADADDDKIELLLSEVKGKDITELIASGREKLASVPSGGGGVAVAAAAPGAGGAAAPAAEAKKEEKVEEKEESDDDMGFSLFD, from the exons ATGAAGGTTGTTGCTGCATACTTGTTAGCTGTACTGGGTGGTGCCACTTGCCCAACTAATGATGATATCAAGAACATTCTTGGTTCAG TTGGAGCAGATGCAGATGATGATAAGATTGAGTTGTTACTTTCCGAGGTGAAGGGAAAGGATATCACTGAATTGATTGCATCTGGCAGGGAGAAGTTGGCTTCAGTCCCTTCAGGTGGTGGTGGTGTTGCTGTAGCTGCAGCTGCCCCTGGTGCCGGCGGCGCTGCTGCTCCTGCTGCTGAggcaaagaaagaagagaaagtagaagaGAAAGAAGAATCAGATGAT GACATGGGCTTCAGTCTCTTCGATTAA
- the LOC141698239 gene encoding peptidyl-prolyl cis-trans isomerase CYP71 — protein sequence MHSPKQPEIQEPVAAVAVEDDVEEEEAMVGPGPAPQIRRKRPLQFEQAYLDSLPSANMYEKSYMHRDVVTHVAVSAADFFITGSLDGHLKFWKKKGMGIEFAKHFRSHLGPIEGLAVSVDGLLCCTISNDHSVKIYDVVNYDMMVMLRLPYIPGTVEWVYKQGDVKAKLAVSDRNSPSVHIYDARDGSSEAIISKDIHLGPVKVMKYNQVLDSMISADDKGIIEYWNPSTLKFPEDEVKFEYKSDTDLFEILKCKTTVSSIEVSPDGKQFCITSPDRRIRVFWFRTGKLRRVYDESLEVAQDLQRSDAPLYRLEAIDFGRRMAVEKEFEKTESAPQPNALFDESSNFLLYATLLGIKVVNLHTNKVSRILGKVENNDRFLRIALYQGDRSSKRVRKIPAAAVNANESKEPLIDPTLLCCAFKKHRIYLFSQREPEEPEDATKGRDVFNEKPPADELLAVSDIGKSSTTSLPDNVIVHTTLGDVHMKLYPEECPKTVENFTTHCRNGYYDSLIFHRVIRGFMIQTGDPLGDGTGGQSIWGREFEDEFHKSLRHDRPFTVSMANAGPNTNGSQFFITTVATPWLDNKHTVFGRVVKGMDVVQDIERAKVDKQDKPYDDIKILNVTVPK from the exons ATGCATTCACCTAAACAACCGGAGATCCAAGAGCCAGTTGCCGCCGTGGCAGTTGAGGATGACGTGGAGGAAGAGGAAGCAATGGTGGGACCAGGTCCAGCTCCTCAAATTCGCCGCAAGCGTCCTCTCCAGTTCGAACAAGCTTATCTCGATTCTCTCCCCTCCGCCAATAT GTATGAGAAAAGTTACATGCATCGGGATGTGGTCACACATGTTGCAGTATCTGCAGCAGATTTTTTCATTACCGGTAGTCTTGATG GACACTTAAAATTTTGGAAGAAAAAAGGAATGGGTATTGAGTTTGCAAAGCATTTCAGATCCCACCTGGGCCCTATAGAAGGCTTGGCC GTCAGTGTTGACGGTTTACTTTGCTGCACAATTTCAAATGACCATTCTGTAAAAATTTACGATGTGGTCAACTATGACATGATGGTTATGCTGCGACTTCCATACATACCTGGTACTGTTGAATGGGTTTACAAACAAGGGGATGTCAAAGCTAAACTTGCAGTTAGCGATCGTAATTCCCCATCAGTGCATATTTATGATGCTCGGGATGGTTCAAGTGAAGCCATTATCTCAAAAGAT ATACACTTGGGCCCAGTAAAGGTTATGAAGTACAACCAAGTACTTGATTCTATGATTTCAGCAGATGATAAGGGTATTATTGAGTACTGGAACCCTTCCACACTTAAGTTCCCAGAAGATGA GGTGAAGTTCGAATACAAAAGTGACACTGACCTCtttgaaattttgaaatgtaaaacAACTGTTTCTTCAATTGAG GTAAGTCCCGACGGTAAGCAATTTTGCATCACATCACCGGATCGCAGAATACGTGTATTTTGGTTCAGAACAGGCAAACTAAGACGGGTTTATGATGAGTCCTTAGAG GTAGCACAAGATCTACAGAGAAGCGATGCCCCTTTATACCGGCTTGAAGCTATTGATTTTGGACGAAGGATGgctgttgagaaggaatttgAGAAAACAGAAAGTGCCCCACAGCCAAATGCGCTATTTGATGAAAGTTCTAACTTCCTTCTTTACGCGACCCTCCTTGGCATTAAA GTTGTAAATTTACATACAAATAAAGTCTCCCGAATTCTAGGGAAGGTGGAGAACAATGATAGATTCTTGAGGATTGCCTTGTATCAAGGTGATCGGAGCAGCAAAAGAGTACGAAAAATTCCTGCTGCTGCTGTGAATGCAAATGAAAGCAAAGAACCTCTCATAGATCCTACGCTATTATGTTGTGCTTTCAAGAAACACCGCATTTATTTGTTCAG CCAGAGAGAACCGGAAGAGCCTGAAGATGCAACAAAAGGCAGAGATGTTTTCAATGAAAAACCTCCTGCTGATGAACTTCTTGCTGTGTCCGATATTGGAAAATCTTCCACGACATCACTTCCAGACAATGTG ATTGTGCACACTACATTGGGTGACGTTCACATGAAATTGTATCCAGAAGAATGTCCTAAAACTGTGGAGAACTTTACAACCCACTGCCGGAATGGATATTATGATAGTTTGATTTTTCATCGGGTCATCAGAGGTTTTATGATACAGACTGGAGATCCTTTGGGAGATGGTACTGGTGGGCAATCTATATGGGGAAGGGAGTTCGAGGATGAGTTCCACAAAAG TTTACGGCATGATAGGCCTTTCACAGTCTCGATGGCAAATGCAGGACCAAACACTAACGGCTCACAATTTTTTATCACCACTGTCGCCACTCCATGGCTGGACAATAAGCACACTGTTTTTGGTAGAGTTGTGAAGGGAATGGATGTGGTACAG GATATAGAAAGAGCGAAGGTAGACAAGCAAGACAAACCATATGATGACATAAAAATCCTAAATGTGACTGTTCCCAAGTAG